In Schlegelella aquatica, one DNA window encodes the following:
- a CDS encoding manganese catalase family protein: MFAHNKRLQYTVRVSEPNPGLANLLLEQFGGPQGELAAACRYFTQALAEDDPGRKDMLMDIATEELSHLEVIGTLVAMLNKGAKGRLAEAVDGEAEMYRRITGAGNDSHVTQVLYGGGPALTNSGGQLWTAGYIDTIGDPSADLRSNIAAEARAKIIYERLISCTDDPGVKEALGFLMTREVAHQQSFEKALYAMQPNFPPGKLPGDPRFANVYFNMSQGEGDLRGPWNSDTHFEYVSDRDQQMAVDGGTGMPEVTLPEDEAQVLRQMAERTQSDLDSDPTTGAELGMGNGPVAGGAPPAKPGRRSSRTSSRSH, from the coding sequence ATGTTTGCCCACAACAAGCGATTGCAGTACACCGTTCGCGTGAGCGAGCCCAACCCGGGCCTGGCCAACTTGCTGCTCGAGCAGTTCGGCGGGCCGCAGGGCGAGTTGGCCGCAGCCTGCCGCTACTTCACCCAGGCCCTCGCCGAGGACGACCCGGGCCGCAAGGACATGCTGATGGACATCGCGACCGAGGAGCTGAGCCACCTCGAGGTCATCGGCACGCTGGTGGCGATGCTGAACAAAGGCGCCAAGGGCCGTCTGGCGGAGGCGGTCGACGGCGAAGCCGAGATGTACCGGCGCATCACGGGGGCGGGCAACGATTCGCACGTCACGCAGGTGCTCTATGGCGGGGGACCCGCCCTCACCAATTCCGGCGGCCAGCTCTGGACGGCCGGCTACATCGACACCATCGGCGATCCCTCGGCCGACTTGCGCTCCAACATCGCGGCGGAGGCTCGCGCGAAGATCATCTACGAACGCCTCATCAGTTGCACCGACGACCCCGGCGTCAAGGAGGCGCTCGGCTTCCTGATGACCCGCGAAGTGGCGCACCAGCAGTCGTTCGAGAAAGCGCTGTATGCCATGCAGCCCAACTTCCCGCCCGGCAAGCTGCCTGGCGATCCGCGCTTTGCCAACGTGTACTTCAACATGTCGCAAGGCGAAGGCGACCTGCGCGGCCCGTGGAACAGCGACACCCACTTCGAGTACGTGTCCGACCGCGACCAGCAGATGGCCGTCGACGGCGGCACCGGGATGCCGGAGGTGACGCTACCCGAGGACGAGGCGCAGGTGCTGCGGCAGATGGCCGAACGCACCCAGTCCGACCTGGACAGCGACCCCACCACCGGCGCCGAGCTCGGCATGGGCAACGGACCGGTGGCGGGCGGCGCGCCCCCTGCCAAGCCCGGCCGACGCAGCAGCCGCACTTCCAGCCGTTCGCACTGA
- a CDS encoding DUF72 domain-containing protein yields the protein MNGKAGRIRVGIGGWNYEPWRQTFYPPGVPQRKELHHASRVLGAIEINSSFYRMPAAQTFAKWRHETPPGFLFSVKAPRYLTHRRHLAEGLALAGRFASVAAHLEDRLGPLLWQLSPEQTFDAEDLERFFAGLPREVEGRALRHAIEVRHESFLCAGFVELAARQGIAIVHTDSPKYPQLADLTADFVYVRLMRSQSELATGYPAGALDTWAEHARRWAVGEDREPLPHVCPRAAVEPRPRDVFIYFIDGAKERAPAAAQALIERLPGGAVAGS from the coding sequence ATGAACGGCAAGGCCGGACGCATCCGGGTGGGCATCGGCGGCTGGAACTACGAGCCGTGGCGCCAGACGTTCTACCCGCCCGGCGTGCCGCAGCGCAAGGAGCTGCACCACGCCAGCCGCGTGCTGGGCGCCATCGAGATCAACAGCAGCTTCTACCGCATGCCCGCGGCGCAAACGTTCGCCAAGTGGCGCCACGAGACGCCGCCGGGCTTTCTCTTCTCGGTGAAGGCCCCTCGCTACCTCACGCACCGCAGGCACCTGGCCGAAGGGCTCGCGCTGGCCGGACGGTTCGCCTCGGTGGCCGCACACCTCGAGGACCGGCTCGGCCCGCTGTTGTGGCAGCTTTCGCCGGAGCAGACCTTCGACGCGGAGGATCTCGAGCGCTTCTTCGCGGGGCTGCCCCGCGAGGTGGAGGGACGCGCGCTGCGCCACGCCATCGAGGTGCGGCACGAGAGCTTCCTGTGCGCCGGTTTCGTCGAGCTGGCGGCGCGGCAAGGCATTGCGATCGTGCACACCGATTCACCGAAGTACCCGCAGCTCGCCGACCTCACGGCCGACTTCGTCTATGTGCGCCTGATGCGATCTCAAAGCGAGCTGGCCACCGGCTACCCCGCGGGAGCGTTGGACACCTGGGCCGAACATGCGAGACGATGGGCCGTGGGGGAAGACCGCGAGCCGCTGCCGCACGTGTGTCCCCGGGCAGCGGTGGAGCCGCGCCCGCGCGACGTGTTCATCTACTTCATCGACGGGGCCAAGGAGCGCGCGCCGGCAGCGGCACAAGCCCTGATCGAGCGGCTGCCGGGCGGCGCCGTGGCGGGCTCCTGA
- the cysT gene encoding sulfate ABC transporter permease subunit CysT, producing the protein MIFTRTLLKRHSVLPGFDLALGFALLYLGLIVLIPLSAAFLKTATMTWPAFWEAVTSPRVLASYRLTFGASLAAAMVNAVFGLVVAWVLVRYDFPGRRIVDALVDLPFALPTAVAGIALTAIYSTHGVVGRWLAPWDIRVAFTPLGVFVALTFIGLPFVVRTLQPVLEDLHTELEEAAATLGASRWQTFTRVIFPLLTPALLTGFALAFARALGEYGSVIFIAGNMPMVSEITPLLIITKLEQYDYTGATAIAVVMLVISFSLLLLINLLQTWARQRQGG; encoded by the coding sequence ATGATCTTCACCCGCACCCTGCTCAAGCGCCACTCCGTGCTGCCCGGCTTCGACCTGGCCCTGGGCTTCGCGTTGCTGTATCTCGGCCTCATCGTGCTGATCCCGCTGTCGGCCGCCTTTCTCAAGACGGCGACCATGACCTGGCCGGCGTTCTGGGAGGCCGTCACGTCGCCGCGCGTGCTCGCGTCGTACCGCCTCACCTTCGGCGCCTCGTTGGCCGCCGCGATGGTCAACGCGGTGTTCGGGCTGGTCGTCGCGTGGGTGCTGGTGCGCTACGACTTCCCCGGCCGGCGCATCGTCGATGCGCTCGTCGATCTGCCTTTTGCCTTGCCCACCGCGGTGGCCGGCATCGCGCTCACGGCGATCTACTCGACCCACGGCGTCGTCGGCCGGTGGCTCGCGCCGTGGGACATCCGCGTCGCGTTCACGCCGCTGGGTGTGTTCGTCGCGCTCACCTTCATCGGGCTGCCTTTCGTCGTGCGCACGCTCCAACCGGTGCTCGAGGACTTGCACACCGAGCTGGAGGAAGCCGCCGCCACGCTCGGCGCCAGCCGGTGGCAAACCTTCACGCGGGTGATCTTTCCTCTCCTCACCCCGGCGCTGCTCACCGGCTTTGCCTTGGCGTTCGCGCGGGCGCTGGGCGAGTACGGCTCGGTGATCTTCATCGCCGGCAACATGCCGATGGTGTCCGAGATCACACCGCTGCTCATCATCACGAAGCTCGAACAGTACGACTACACCGGCGCGACCGCCATCGCGGTGGTGATGCTGGTCATCTCGTTCTCGCTCCTGCTGCTCATCAACCTGCTGCAAACCTGGGCGCGCCAGCGCCAGGGCGGCTGA
- a CDS encoding sulfate ABC transporter substrate-binding protein codes for MIGRFLRLGLLTALAVAGAAASARDITLLNVSYDPTREFYQAYNAAFAKYWKGKSGDTVVVRGSHGGSGKQARSVIDGLEADVVTLALAYDIDEIAQRGKLLAPDWQKRLPHNSAPYTSTIVFLVRKGNPKGIKDWDDLVKPSVQVITPNPKTSGGARWNYLAAWGYAQKKYGSEQRAQEFVARLFGNVPVLDSGARGSTTTFVERGIGDVLIAWENEALLALKELGPAKFDIVVPSISIVAEPPVAVVDKVVDKRGTRQVAQAYLEYLYSPEGQDIAGRNYYRPTDPRVAAKYAGQFPKLELFTIDQAFGGWTRAQKTHFADGGVFDRIYTRR; via the coding sequence ATGATCGGCCGTTTCCTGCGCTTGGGCCTGCTCACTGCACTCGCGGTCGCTGGAGCCGCTGCCAGCGCCCGCGACATCACCTTGTTGAACGTCTCCTACGACCCCACGCGGGAGTTCTATCAGGCCTACAACGCCGCCTTCGCCAAGTACTGGAAGGGCAAGAGCGGCGACACCGTCGTCGTGCGAGGCTCCCACGGCGGCTCGGGCAAACAGGCCCGCTCGGTGATCGACGGGCTCGAAGCCGACGTCGTGACCCTCGCGCTCGCGTACGACATCGACGAGATCGCGCAGCGCGGCAAGCTGCTCGCGCCGGATTGGCAAAAGCGACTCCCGCACAACAGCGCGCCCTACACCTCGACCATCGTCTTCCTCGTTCGCAAGGGCAACCCCAAGGGCATCAAGGACTGGGACGACCTGGTCAAGCCGAGCGTGCAGGTCATCACGCCCAATCCGAAGACCTCGGGCGGCGCGCGCTGGAACTACCTGGCCGCCTGGGGATATGCGCAGAAGAAGTACGGCTCCGAGCAGCGCGCGCAGGAGTTCGTCGCCCGGCTGTTCGGCAATGTCCCGGTCCTCGACTCCGGCGCGCGGGGCTCGACGACCACCTTCGTCGAGCGCGGCATCGGCGACGTGCTGATCGCCTGGGAGAACGAGGCCTTGCTCGCGTTGAAGGAGCTGGGGCCTGCCAAGTTCGACATCGTGGTGCCCAGCATCAGCATTGTGGCCGAGCCGCCCGTTGCCGTGGTCGACAAGGTCGTCGACAAGCGCGGCACACGGCAGGTCGCGCAGGCCTACCTCGAGTATCTGTACTCGCCCGAAGGGCAGGACATCGCCGGCCGCAACTACTACCGCCCCACCGACCCACGCGTGGCGGCCAAGTACGCCGGCCAGTTCCCCAAGCTGGAGCTGTTCACGATCGACCAGGCCTTCGGCGGCTGGACCCGGGCCCAGAAGACGCACTTCGCCGACGGCGGGGTGTTCGACCGCATCTACACGCGCCGCTGA
- the cysW gene encoding sulfate ABC transporter permease subunit CysW → MPSPTPAAAAPAPALRVAAATAEPRWVRCTLIAVAIAFLSLFLFVPLATVFHEALKKGWQVYVAAITEPDALSAIRLTLIAAAIAVPANLVFGVAAAWAIAKFDFRGKSVLLTLIDLPFSVSPVIAGLIYVLVFGLQGWWGEWLRDHDLKVIFAVPGIVLATVFVTFPFIARELIPLMQAQGQEQEEAARVLGASGWQIFWRVTLPNVKWALLYGVILCNARAMGEFGAVSVVSGHIRGQTNTMPLHIEILYNEYQFAASFAVASLLAGLALVTLVLKFLVERRVEEEKSLATNAK, encoded by the coding sequence ATGCCGAGCCCCACCCCTGCAGCCGCTGCGCCTGCACCGGCGCTGCGCGTCGCCGCCGCCACGGCCGAGCCGCGTTGGGTGCGCTGCACGCTGATCGCCGTCGCCATCGCGTTCTTGTCGCTCTTTCTCTTCGTGCCGCTGGCCACCGTCTTCCACGAGGCGCTGAAGAAGGGCTGGCAGGTGTATGTGGCCGCCATCACCGAGCCGGACGCGCTGTCGGCGATCCGGCTCACGCTGATCGCCGCGGCCATCGCCGTGCCCGCCAACCTGGTGTTCGGTGTGGCCGCGGCCTGGGCCATCGCCAAGTTCGACTTTCGTGGCAAGAGCGTGCTGCTGACGCTGATCGACCTGCCGTTCTCCGTCTCGCCGGTGATCGCCGGCCTCATCTACGTGCTGGTCTTCGGTCTGCAGGGCTGGTGGGGCGAGTGGCTGCGCGACCACGACCTCAAGGTCATCTTCGCGGTGCCCGGCATCGTGCTCGCCACCGTGTTCGTGACGTTTCCCTTCATCGCCCGCGAGCTGATCCCGCTGATGCAGGCCCAGGGCCAGGAGCAGGAGGAGGCCGCGCGCGTGCTGGGCGCCTCCGGGTGGCAGATCTTCTGGCGTGTGACTCTGCCCAACGTGAAATGGGCGCTGCTGTACGGCGTGATCCTGTGCAATGCGCGCGCGATGGGCGAGTTCGGTGCGGTGTCGGTGGTCTCGGGCCACATCCGCGGCCAGACCAACACCATGCCCCTGCACATCGAGATCCTCTACAACGAGTACCAGTTCGCCGCCTCCTTCGCCGTCGCCTCGCTGCTGGCCGGGCTGGCGCTGGTCACGCTGGTGCTGAAGTTCCTCGTCGAGCGCCGTGTCGAGGAGGAGAAGTCCCTGGCCACCAACGCCAAGTGA
- a CDS encoding tripartite tricarboxylate transporter substrate binding protein BugE, whose product MLTRRRAMQVLGWGLASGLSLGLATPVSAQGYPERTVKLVVPFAAGGSTDLVARLLADKMGPILGQTVIVENRGGGGGTLGADAVAKAKPDGYTIGMATMSTHGSNPAVYTRLPYDPIKDFAPITNVVSVPSVFVVHPSVPAQTMKEFIALAKAAPGKYTFASPGNGSLGHANIEQFMDLAGIQLLHVPYKGAGQAATDALAGVVHAMTDNLPSTLPNIKAGKLRALAVLAPQRSPVLPDVPTYRELGFEEMSEGGWFGLVAPAGTPPAVIKRLHEAAHKAMATPEFKEKLAAMSGIPMANSPEQFAAQIRVAIEKYRRIAKAANIRIE is encoded by the coding sequence ATGCTTACGCGCCGTCGCGCCATGCAGGTCCTCGGGTGGGGCCTTGCCTCTGGCCTTTCGCTCGGGCTCGCCACGCCCGTGTCCGCTCAGGGCTACCCGGAGCGAACCGTCAAGCTGGTCGTGCCCTTCGCCGCCGGAGGCTCCACCGACCTCGTCGCGCGCCTGCTGGCCGACAAGATGGGCCCTATTCTCGGGCAGACCGTGATCGTGGAGAACCGCGGTGGGGGCGGAGGCACCTTGGGGGCCGATGCGGTGGCCAAGGCCAAGCCGGACGGCTACACCATCGGCATGGCGACGATGAGCACGCACGGCTCCAACCCGGCCGTCTACACCCGCCTGCCTTACGACCCGATCAAGGACTTCGCGCCGATCACCAACGTGGTGTCGGTGCCCAGCGTGTTCGTGGTGCACCCGAGCGTTCCCGCGCAGACGATGAAGGAGTTCATCGCGCTCGCCAAGGCCGCGCCGGGCAAGTACACCTTCGCCTCGCCCGGCAACGGCTCCCTGGGCCACGCCAACATCGAGCAGTTCATGGACCTCGCCGGCATCCAGCTGCTCCACGTGCCGTACAAGGGCGCCGGGCAGGCGGCCACCGATGCGTTGGCCGGCGTCGTGCACGCCATGACCGACAACCTGCCGTCCACGCTGCCCAACATCAAGGCGGGCAAGCTGCGCGCGCTGGCGGTGCTCGCGCCGCAGCGCTCGCCGGTGTTGCCCGACGTGCCGACCTACCGCGAGCTCGGCTTCGAGGAGATGTCCGAAGGCGGTTGGTTCGGTCTCGTCGCGCCGGCCGGCACGCCGCCGGCCGTCATCAAGCGGCTGCACGAGGCGGCGCACAAGGCCATGGCGACTCCCGAGTTCAAGGAGAAGCTCGCGGCGATGTCCGGCATCCCGATGGCCAACTCGCCCGAGCAGTTCGCGGCGCAGATCCGCGTGGCGATCGAGAAGTACCGCCGCATCGCCAAAGCGGCCAACATTCGCATCGAATGA
- a CDS encoding ZIP family metal transporter, translating into MRSPDRSPLGGATVKRAPSSPGAASPLAGIAAGGRRLALLTATALLLGLVAWAGWGLHAASWPQPVGDALLGGLAAALATALGTLPVLLAQPPAERSRDAMLGFGAGVMLAATAFSLVLPALEAATARGAGPWGASLIVAAGIVLGAALVLSLDRWLPHEHFVKGREGRQAHMLRRTWLFVFAVALHNVPEGLAIGVAFAGPSAASASALATGIAVQDVPEGLVVALALRSAGYGRAAAAGLGAASGLVEPVGAVLGAAVVSASAVLLPWGLAFAAGAMLFVISHEIIPESHRQGHEAWATGGLVLGFIVMMVLDTALG; encoded by the coding sequence ATGCGGTCCCCCGATCGCTCTCCCCTCGGTGGCGCGACGGTCAAGCGAGCGCCGTCTTCGCCCGGCGCCGCATCGCCGCTCGCCGGGATCGCGGCCGGGGGCCGCCGGCTGGCGCTGCTCACGGCGACGGCGCTGCTGCTCGGCTTGGTCGCGTGGGCGGGCTGGGGACTGCACGCCGCTTCGTGGCCGCAGCCCGTGGGCGACGCGCTGCTCGGCGGGCTTGCGGCCGCGCTGGCCACGGCCCTGGGCACACTGCCCGTGCTGTTGGCTCAGCCCCCGGCCGAGCGCAGTCGCGATGCCATGCTCGGCTTCGGCGCCGGCGTGATGCTGGCCGCCACGGCGTTCTCCCTCGTGTTGCCTGCGCTGGAGGCCGCGACCGCGCGCGGCGCGGGGCCCTGGGGCGCGAGCCTGATCGTCGCGGCCGGCATCGTGCTCGGAGCGGCGCTCGTGCTGTCGTTGGACCGGTGGCTGCCGCACGAGCACTTCGTCAAGGGGCGCGAGGGCCGGCAGGCCCACATGCTGCGCCGCACGTGGCTGTTCGTGTTCGCCGTGGCATTGCACAACGTGCCCGAGGGGCTGGCGATCGGGGTCGCCTTCGCCGGGCCCTCGGCCGCCTCGGCCAGCGCGCTGGCCACGGGCATCGCCGTCCAGGACGTGCCGGAAGGACTGGTGGTGGCGCTGGCCCTGCGCAGCGCCGGCTACGGGCGCGCGGCTGCCGCCGGCCTGGGAGCGGCCTCGGGCCTCGTCGAGCCCGTCGGCGCCGTGCTGGGCGCCGCCGTCGTGTCCGCCTCGGCGGTGCTGCTGCCTTGGGGGCTGGCCTTTGCAGCGGGTGCCATGCTGTTCGTGATCAGCCACGAGATCATCCCCGAGTCCCACCGCCAGGGCCACGAGGCCTGGGCCACCGGTGGCCTCGTGCTGGGCTTCATCGTGATGATGGTGCTGGACACCGCGCTCGGCTGA
- a CDS encoding sulfate/molybdate ABC transporter ATP-binding protein gives MSIEVRHLHKRFGATVVCDDLNLDIPSGELVALLGPSGSGKTTLLRIIAGLEQPDSGAVLFHGEEATHTSVRERNVGFVFQHYALFNHMTIFENVAFGLRVRPRATRPSEREIRAKVSELLRLVQLDWIADRYPHQLSGGQRQRIALARALAVEPRVLLLDEPFGALDAKVRKDLRRWLRRLHDEMHVTTVFVTHDQEEAMEVADRIVLMNHGRIEQVGAPDEVYDHPATPFVLQFLGDVNVFHGRLSHGPGSPAGEEVSYVRPHEIEVLAQPVPGSWAAVLSQVLTVGPRTRVEFRRQDDGSYVDVELPREEYLRLREHQGLRPGATVHLRPRRATRFAQAA, from the coding sequence ATGAGCATCGAAGTCCGCCACCTCCACAAGCGCTTCGGCGCCACGGTCGTCTGCGACGACCTGAATCTCGACATTCCTTCGGGCGAGCTGGTCGCCCTGCTCGGGCCCTCGGGTTCGGGCAAGACCACTTTGCTGCGCATCATCGCGGGCCTGGAGCAGCCCGACAGCGGCGCGGTGCTGTTCCACGGCGAGGAGGCCACCCACACCTCGGTGCGCGAGCGCAATGTGGGGTTCGTGTTTCAGCACTACGCGCTGTTCAACCACATGACCATCTTCGAGAACGTGGCCTTCGGCTTGCGCGTGCGCCCGCGCGCCACGCGCCCGAGCGAGCGCGAGATCCGTGCCAAGGTGTCGGAGCTGCTTCGGCTGGTGCAACTGGACTGGATCGCCGATCGCTACCCGCACCAGCTCTCCGGCGGTCAGCGCCAGCGCATCGCCCTGGCCCGGGCGCTGGCGGTGGAGCCGCGCGTACTCCTGCTCGATGAGCCGTTCGGCGCACTCGACGCCAAGGTCCGCAAGGACTTGCGCCGTTGGCTGCGCCGCCTGCACGACGAGATGCACGTGACCACCGTGTTCGTCACCCATGACCAGGAGGAGGCGATGGAGGTGGCCGATCGCATCGTCTTGATGAACCACGGGCGCATCGAACAGGTGGGCGCACCCGACGAGGTGTACGACCACCCGGCCACGCCGTTCGTCCTTCAGTTCCTGGGCGACGTCAACGTCTTCCACGGGCGACTGTCCCACGGCCCGGGCAGCCCCGCGGGCGAGGAGGTGAGTTACGTGCGCCCGCACGAGATCGAGGTCCTGGCCCAGCCGGTCCCCGGCAGCTGGGCGGCGGTGCTGTCGCAGGTCCTCACCGTCGGGCCCCGCACCCGCGTGGAGTTCCGCCGCCAGGACGACGGCAGCTACGTGGACGTCGAATTGCCGCGCGAGGAGTACCTGCGGCTGCGCGAGCACCAGGGGCTGCGGCCGGGAGCCACCGTGCACCTGCGCCCACGCCGGGCGACGCGATTCGCGCAGGCGGCGTGA
- a CDS encoding N-formylglutamate amidohydrolase has translation MSAGLPSQAPGAAQPVNTGAPSPGGACDAPGAVTVSPPAGAALPIVCDSPHSGTHYPEDFAPAVPLALLRRGEDTHVEALWADAPRHGATLIAAHFPRTYIDPNRSLDDLDPELLDGPWPSPIAPGPKSKLGFGLVWRQLDARTPIYARKLSPEEVRGRIERCWKPYHRALAEAVDQAVRDFGCLWHLNLHSMPDDAYARLGLASSAPLADFVLGDRDGTTCDPAFVALVADTLRDLGYRVAVNDPYKGVELIGRIGRPELRRHSLQIEIRRPLYMDESTRERHAGFERVRRDLDTLLDHIAAHVREQLR, from the coding sequence ATGAGCGCCGGCCTCCCTTCGCAGGCGCCCGGCGCGGCCCAGCCAGTCAACACCGGGGCGCCGTCGCCAGGCGGGGCGTGCGACGCGCCCGGTGCCGTGACGGTGAGCCCGCCTGCCGGCGCGGCGCTGCCCATCGTGTGCGACTCGCCGCACAGCGGCACCCACTACCCGGAGGACTTCGCCCCTGCCGTGCCGCTTGCGCTCCTGCGTCGCGGAGAGGACACGCACGTCGAGGCGTTGTGGGCCGATGCGCCGCGCCACGGGGCCACGCTGATCGCGGCGCACTTCCCCCGCACCTACATCGACCCCAACCGCTCGCTCGACGACCTGGACCCGGAATTGCTGGACGGCCCCTGGCCCAGCCCCATCGCGCCGGGCCCCAAGTCGAAGTTGGGGTTCGGGCTCGTGTGGCGGCAGCTCGACGCGCGCACGCCGATCTACGCACGCAAGCTGAGCCCGGAGGAAGTCCGCGGCCGCATCGAGCGCTGCTGGAAGCCCTATCACCGCGCTCTTGCCGAGGCGGTGGACCAGGCGGTGCGCGACTTCGGCTGCCTGTGGCACCTCAACCTGCACTCGATGCCCGACGATGCCTACGCGCGGCTGGGACTGGCGAGCAGCGCGCCGCTGGCGGATTTCGTCCTCGGCGACCGCGACGGCACCACCTGCGATCCGGCTTTCGTGGCCCTGGTCGCCGACACGCTGCGCGACCTTGGCTACCGGGTGGCCGTGAACGACCCGTACAAGGGCGTGGAGCTGATCGGGCGCATCGGCCGACCCGAGCTGCGACGGCACAGCCTGCAGATCGAGATCCGCCGCCCGCTCTACATGGACGAGAGCACGCGCGAGCGCCACGCCGGCTTCGAGCGCGTGCGACGCGACCTCGACACGCTCTTGGACCACATCGCGGCCCATGTGCGCGAGCAGCTGCGCTGA
- a CDS encoding CysB family HTH-type transcriptional regulator — MNFQQLRSVRETVRRGFNLTEVAHALHTSQPGVSRQIRELEDELGIELFVRAGKRLTGLTPPGAQVLPIIERILLDAENLRRAGEDYAQQSRGKLAIATTHSQARYALPAAVSDFRKRYPQVTLNLHQGSPAQVAQMLLAGEADIGIATEALSRYEELVALPCYRWTHCVLVPPGHELLDGQPLTLERLVKHPLVTYDVGYTGRTHIDEAFARAGLHPEIVLTAMDADVIKTYVELGLGIGIVASIAYDEERDRQLRSLDARHLFTVNMTRLAIRRGAYLKAYVYGFIEAFAPPLTRAVVERALKAEPGEHFEI, encoded by the coding sequence ATGAACTTCCAGCAGCTTCGCTCCGTGCGCGAGACGGTGCGGCGGGGGTTCAACCTGACCGAAGTGGCCCACGCCTTGCACACCTCCCAGCCCGGTGTGAGCCGGCAGATCCGCGAACTCGAAGACGAACTGGGCATCGAGTTGTTCGTGCGGGCGGGCAAGCGGCTGACCGGGCTGACGCCCCCGGGGGCGCAGGTGCTGCCCATCATCGAGCGCATCCTGCTCGACGCCGAGAACCTGCGCCGCGCCGGGGAGGACTACGCGCAGCAGTCGCGCGGCAAGCTGGCCATTGCCACCACCCACTCGCAAGCGCGCTATGCGTTGCCCGCGGCGGTGAGCGACTTCCGCAAGCGCTATCCCCAGGTCACGCTGAACCTGCACCAGGGCTCGCCGGCGCAGGTGGCGCAGATGCTGTTGGCCGGCGAGGCGGACATCGGCATCGCCACCGAGGCGCTGTCGAGGTACGAAGAGCTGGTGGCCCTGCCCTGCTACCGCTGGACGCACTGTGTCCTCGTGCCGCCCGGGCACGAGCTGCTGGACGGGCAGCCGCTGACGCTGGAGCGGCTCGTCAAGCACCCCCTCGTCACCTACGACGTCGGCTACACCGGGCGCACGCACATCGACGAAGCCTTTGCCCGCGCCGGTCTGCATCCCGAGATCGTGCTCACGGCGATGGACGCCGACGTCATCAAGACCTACGTCGAACTGGGCCTGGGCATCGGCATCGTCGCCTCCATCGCCTACGACGAGGAACGCGACCGTCAGTTGCGTTCGCTCGATGCGCGTCATCTCTTCACGGTCAACATGACGCGGCTGGCGATCCGGCGCGGCGCCTACCTCAAGGCCTATGTCTATGGCTTCATCGAGGCCTTCGCGCCGCCCTTGACCCGCGCCGTGGTGGAGCGAGCGCTGAAGGCCGAGCCGGGCGAGCACTTCGAGATCTGA
- a CDS encoding LysR substrate-binding domain-containing protein, translated as MRIRSPSLPELHAFAAVARSGSFGRAAQALCVTQGAVSRAVARLEAHLGQPLVQRQGRGSVLTPAGRAYFEVIAPALAQLESAAEVFGLPGRWALRVSVTPSLFSKWLIPRLPDFRARHPAVALEFVPYRREAPFDPAEADAWIRSGGERWPAGIAADYLLGRELVPICRPQDLLGADAPREPRDLLGRPLLFHSHYPGNWADWFCGCGLHDVTLRPAAQFDQVSMLVEAVIAGLGLAVVQRCLIEDDLREGRIALALDQPVRIERGYHLCYAVQGRERPALVAWREWLLEQCRRGSHPVAADTAPKFS; from the coding sequence GTGCGCATCCGCTCCCCGTCCTTGCCCGAACTGCACGCCTTCGCGGCCGTCGCCCGCAGTGGCAGCTTCGGCCGTGCCGCGCAGGCGCTGTGCGTGACGCAGGGCGCGGTGAGCCGCGCGGTGGCTCGCCTGGAGGCCCATCTGGGGCAGCCCCTTGTGCAGCGGCAGGGCCGCGGCAGCGTGCTCACCCCCGCCGGGCGCGCCTACTTCGAGGTCATCGCGCCCGCGCTGGCGCAGCTCGAGTCCGCTGCCGAGGTGTTCGGTCTGCCGGGACGCTGGGCGCTGCGCGTGAGCGTCACGCCGTCTCTCTTCAGCAAGTGGCTGATTCCGCGCCTGCCCGATTTTCGCGCCCGTCATCCCGCGGTCGCGCTCGAGTTCGTGCCTTATCGTCGTGAGGCTCCGTTCGACCCCGCCGAGGCCGACGCCTGGATACGCAGCGGGGGCGAGCGCTGGCCGGCCGGCATCGCAGCCGACTACCTCCTCGGGCGCGAGTTGGTGCCGATCTGCCGACCGCAGGATCTGCTGGGCGCCGATGCGCCTCGCGAGCCCCGCGACCTGCTCGGCCGGCCGCTCCTCTTTCACAGCCACTACCCGGGCAACTGGGCCGACTGGTTCTGCGGCTGCGGGTTGCATGACGTGACCCTGCGGCCGGCCGCGCAGTTCGACCAGGTCTCCATGTTGGTCGAGGCGGTGATCGCAGGCCTCGGTCTGGCAGTCGTTCAGCGTTGCCTCATCGAGGACGACCTGCGCGAAGGCCGCATCGCCCTCGCGCTGGACCAGCCGGTGCGCATCGAACGCGGCTACCACCTGTGCTATGCCGTGCAAGGGCGCGAACGGCCGGCGCTCGTGGCGTGGCGCGAATGGCTGCTCGAGCAGTGCCGCCGGGGCTCGCACCCCGTCGCGGCCGACACGGCGCCGAAATTCTCATAA